A single region of the Biomphalaria glabrata chromosome 15, xgBioGlab47.1, whole genome shotgun sequence genome encodes:
- the LOC129923088 gene encoding uncharacterized protein LOC129923088, translated as MASSARTQRFFELIELAKEKHIPKPDQWQWAEKQEEKEYQEQESEKRMQLEEKKLQDAEKQRQDAEKQRQESEKQRQESEKRMQLEEKKLQDAEKQRQHEKEKMEFERQIKENKESIPIQGHSNMFDKYRLMNKISAFNENIDNMDSYLIRFEEIATTSGLPEAHWSSSLLTLLTGKAVNICSQLSINERSTYSDIKEALLRQYGATSANYRKKFYHERPQQNDDPQIFVANMSMWFDRWVSMAKIEESYQALRQHIIIDNITHAHSEDIQSYIIERNPTDIQTLTKIIRQYRAAYPNKSVKPSVEENFVCFAQDKNARYKSDDKVKCNKCHKLGHFTSQCRSRTTECSFCHKKGHQNHECWKKQAVSKNQNFDRPTSPTQRYSNREQYNLNKAPGNNKPDNNKPRYRSHSQDSRPQYMPNRSSYNRSYYNEHSTMTVIAKSNGLKFYPGFVGDKKVEVLRDTGSTSTLVHERFVHANRFTGNHVQVTAFNGTVSKLPEAIIYVTTPFFSGQTKALVTPNLPVDLIIGNIEGVKECTPQELAECTNAIQQGQKCLAVMTRSMSRQEHLAPEQVSQNNHMATSVTQVMQNATQPVTSPVASNNQEHSTWTPPVTSSPSLPVISPPPIPECPLLNFEEQDDMPRVSNNDTRTLTGQTEVNQDKSHEPEADTYIQSTLAIPDKRKTMQLDSNTHTSIPHLKECESTQEAITTMNIGSQRILHEHMKSRYFAQGDQVNLLLPDWSNKLFYKWQGPFTITRKISNLLYEINVNKFTRVFHVHMFEHYHETDNEDIKAEVEHFTSLATIPEEEETSSTPIPEIDVSLPTSNYIDIPKVITLDDIALQKVKDTKVFPDHADFFTGVSETFPVLQFENNSESNNIDNTKFHPPSTQGATFLQKGTNELLQHYCIDRLNSDMFSHCSIEHSNAKHSATIVLQRQSSSTRKLSFGFGQFLFSPNSNAVQSDIICEFNMTWRQQLHKLKDIFFKFRKRVHTSMTATQKGYELHTYILYMYYTIFSVT; from the exons atggcttccagtgctagaacacaacgattcttcgaattaatagaattagccaaagaaaagcaTATCCCAAAACCAGACCAGTGgcagtgggcagagaaacaagaagaaaaagaataccaagagcaagaatctgaaaaacgcatgcaattagaagaaaaaaaattgcaagacgccgaaaaacaaaggcaagacgccgaaaaacaaaggcaagaatctgaaaaacaaaggcaagaatctgaaaaacgcatgcaattagaagaaaaaaaattacaagacgccgaaaagcaaagacaacatgaaaaagaaaaaatggaattcgaaaggcaaattaaagaaaataaagaaagcattccaattcaaggtcactcaaatatgtttgacaaatacagattaatgaacaaaatatcggctttcaacgaaaacattgacaatatggactcgtatctcataagatttgaagaaatagctacaacatccggtctacctgaagcacattggtcgagctcactcctcacccttttgactggcaaagctgtcaacatttgctcacaactgtccataaatgaacgcagcacttactctgatatcaaggaagctctactgcgccaatacggagcaacttcagccaactatagaaagaaattctatcatgaaaggccacagcaaaatgatgatcctcaaatttttgtagctaatatgtcaatgtggtttgatagatgggtatccatggcaaaaatagaagaaagttaccaagctcttcgtcaacatattattatcgacaacatcacccatgctcactcagaagatattcaatcctacattatagagagaaatcctactgatatacagacattaaccaagatcatcagacaatatagagcagcctatccaaacaaatcagtcaaaccatctgttgaagaaaattttgtctgctttgctcaagacaaaaatgcaagatataagtcagatgacaaagtcaaatgcaacaaatgtcataaactagggcatttcacgtctcaatgccgcagcagaaccacagaatgttcattttgccataaaaagggtcaccaaaatcatgaatgttggaaaaaacaggcagtctccaaaaatcaaaattttgatagacccacatcaccaactcaaagatacagcaatagagagcaatacaatctcaacaaagcacctggaaacaataaaccagataacaacaaacctcgctacagaagtcattcacaggactccagaccacaatatatgccaaacagaagctcatataacagaagctattacaatgagcactcaactatgacagtcattgcaaagtccaatggtctcaaattttatccaggctttgtaggagacaagaaggtggaagttcttcgtgacaccggaagcacgtccacattagtacatgaacgcttcgtacacgcaaaccgtttcacaggcaaccacgtccaagtcactgcattcaacggaactgtcagcaagttacctgaagccatcatttatgttactacaccattcttcagtggtcaaacaaaagcattagtaacacccaatctaccagtggacctaatcattggaaacatagaaggagttaaagaatgcactcctcaagaacttgctgaatgtacaaatgccatacagcaaggtcaaaaatgtttggcagtaatgacaagatccatgtccagacaagaacatttggcacctgaacaagttagccaaaataatcacatggctacctcagttactcaagttatgcagaatgcaacacaaccagttactagtccagtagccagcaataatcaagaacattcaacatggacacccccagttacatcaagcccatccctaccggtcataagtccacctccaattcccgaatgtccattgttgaactttgaagaacaagacgacatgcccagagtctctaacaatgatacaagaactTTAACTGGCCAAACTGaagtcaatcaagacaagtctcatgaaccagaagcagatacttatattcaatcaactttggctataccagacaaaagaaaaactatgcaacttgactctaacactcatacaagtattcctcatttgaaagaatgtgagtcaactcaagaagccattacaaccatgaacattggaagtcaaagaatattacatgaacacatgaaatcaagatattttgctcaaggagatcaagtcaatttactgttaccagattggagtaacaagctgttctacaaatggcaaggtccatttaccatcaccagaaagatttccaacctgctttatgaaatcaatgtcaacaagtttaccagagtatttcatgttcatatgtttgaacattaccatgaaacagataatgaagacatcaaagcagaagttgaacattttacaagcttagcaactattcctgaggaagaagaaacatcatcaacacccattcctgagatagatgtttcattaccgaCATCAAATTacattgacattcccaag gtcatcactctggatgacatagcactacagaaagtgaaggacactaaagtgtttccagaccatgcagatttctttaccggtgtttctgaaacattcccagtactgcaatttgaaaacaactcagagagcaacaacattgacaacaccaagtttcatcctccttctactcaaggggcaacttttcttcagaaaggaacaaatgaacttcttcaacattactgtattgaccgattgaactcagacatgttcagtcattgctctattgaacattctaatgcaaagcattctgctaccattgttctacagcgtcaaagttcatcaaccagaaaattgagttttggtttcggacagttcttattttcaccaaactcaaacgcggttcaatcagacattatctgtgagttcaatatgacatggagacaacagcttcataaactgaaagacattttcttcaagtttagaaaacgcgTACACACATCCATGACGGCAACTCAGAAGGGTTATGAACTTCacacttacattttatatatgtactataccatatttagtgtcacttga